The proteins below are encoded in one region of Flavobacterium nackdongense:
- a CDS encoding DUF2452 domain-containing protein, translating into MENTKPDNIVFSEEKGYNASILPYATNVGAPAIKTEDLVAWKTRGIHQVNKEFENKFNELKQHYNKLMEEYEWNDLVYNAKFSFEPVIGEIYHLYTGEDGLHFLSLIGPTEWDKEHIATFKLNSDKKWIKYEASDRFSKNEIHW; encoded by the coding sequence ATGGAAAACACCAAACCAGATAACATTGTATTTTCAGAAGAAAAGGGATACAATGCCAGTATATTGCCTTACGCGACCAATGTAGGGGCGCCTGCCATCAAAACCGAGGACTTGGTGGCTTGGAAAACGAGAGGAATTCATCAAGTTAACAAAGAGTTCGAAAACAAGTTTAATGAACTCAAGCAGCACTACAATAAACTGATGGAAGAATACGAATGGAACGATTTGGTGTACAACGCCAAGTTTTCATTTGAGCCCGTTATTGGCGAAATCTACCATTTATACACTGGAGAAGACGGTCTTCATTTCCTGTCACTGATTGGTCCAACCGAATGGGACAAGGAGCATATTGCTACTTTTAAACTAAATAGTGATAAAAAGTGGATCAAATATGAAGCCAGTGATCGCTTTTCTAAAAACGAAATTCATTGGTAG
- a CDS encoding energy transducer TonB — MKSILFALLLLLVPKLCISQGITDNDQVSYLDENFKLGTADNYRYVEVIKNYKFADSATYQVRVYYKSGKIQMRGATSNRNVIRKTGNFIYYYENGNKKSVINYLDNKPLGEFFEFYENGKIKYVGEQSDDENVAIPNKKIKHFWNEKGEQIVTDGFGYLDNEYGKGKLINYVKDSIWTGSINKTKSTYIEKYDKGTFISGVCIDSNKVENKYTSFESKPNPKKGMADFYQYIGKNYKTPNIQGLKGKVFVTFVVEKDGSLVDFRILRDLGYGTGEEAIRVLKGYGNWIPGEQRGQKVRCFFSLPISIQSPYERNYEQENGLNNFSSQTTTARRHYNNSLNKY, encoded by the coding sequence ATGAAATCCATTCTATTTGCTTTGCTGTTACTTCTCGTTCCAAAATTGTGTATTTCACAAGGTATTACCGATAATGACCAAGTCTCCTATCTCGATGAAAATTTTAAATTGGGTACAGCTGATAATTACCGTTATGTGGAAGTAATTAAAAATTACAAATTTGCTGATAGCGCCACTTATCAAGTACGGGTTTATTATAAATCGGGTAAAATTCAAATGAGAGGTGCTACCTCAAATCGAAATGTAATTCGCAAGACTGGGAATTTTATTTATTATTATGAAAATGGTAATAAAAAATCTGTAATTAATTATCTCGATAACAAACCGTTAGGTGAATTTTTTGAATTTTACGAAAATGGTAAAATAAAATATGTTGGTGAGCAAAGCGATGACGAAAATGTAGCTATTCCAAACAAAAAGATAAAACACTTTTGGAACGAAAAAGGAGAACAAATTGTAACCGATGGTTTTGGTTATTTGGATAATGAATACGGCAAAGGAAAGTTAATCAATTATGTGAAAGATAGTATTTGGACAGGTTCTATTAATAAAACAAAATCCACTTATATCGAAAAATATGACAAAGGAACATTTATCTCAGGAGTATGTATTGACTCCAACAAAGTAGAAAACAAATACACTTCATTTGAATCCAAACCCAACCCTAAAAAGGGAATGGCTGATTTTTATCAATACATTGGAAAAAATTATAAAACTCCCAATATACAAGGTCTAAAAGGTAAAGTTTTTGTGACTTTTGTTGTTGAAAAGGATGGTTCGTTGGTTGATTTCAGAATTCTTAGAGATTTGGGTTATGGAACAGGTGAAGAAGCCATTCGAGTTTTGAAAGGTTATGGCAATTGGATTCCCGGAGAGCAAAGAGGGCAAAAAGTGAGATGTTTTTTTAGTTTACCTATTTCCATCCAAAGCCCCTATGAAAGGAATTATGAACAGGAGAATGGTTTGAATAATTTTTCTTCTCAAACAACAACAGCTAGACGCCATTATAATAACTCTTTAAACAAATATTAA
- a CDS encoding GAF domain-containing protein → MTFEALKPKVTEITSNSTISREEKLLKICELLSNSIDYYNWVGFYFANHATKTLHLGPYVGAETDHTVIPFGKGICGQVAVSNANFVVPDVAAQDNYIACSFTVKSEIVVPLFVNGENMGQIDIDSHVIDPFTEKDERFLEFVNEEIAKMY, encoded by the coding sequence ATGACTTTCGAAGCATTAAAACCCAAAGTAACCGAAATTACTTCAAATTCTACCATTTCAAGAGAAGAAAAATTATTGAAAATATGTGAATTGCTCAGCAACTCCATCGATTATTACAATTGGGTAGGTTTTTATTTTGCCAATCACGCGACCAAAACCCTGCATCTTGGCCCGTATGTGGGTGCCGAAACGGATCATACGGTAATTCCTTTTGGGAAAGGTATTTGCGGACAAGTGGCGGTTTCTAATGCTAATTTTGTGGTTCCCGATGTAGCTGCGCAAGACAATTATATTGCTTGTAGTTTTACGGTAAAATCCGAAATTGTGGTACCACTTTTTGTAAATGGAGAAAATATGGGACAAATAGATATTGACAGTCACGTTATCGATCCGTTTACCGAAAAAGACGAAAGATTTTTGGAATTTGTGAATGAGGAAATTGCCAAAATGTATTAA
- the xrtF gene encoding exosortase family protein XrtF: MKKYFILYKPFLLFLGKFLLTYLLLTFIYQSYLGRFDVNQNETDSFTKLVAQQTEDVLLFFNCDVKTLPNSKEPAVNLYYNHKPMARIIEGCNALSVIILFASFIIAFSGKLKPTVLYIIGGSLIIHILNVIRIALLCVFMYYYPKQQHFLHGVVFPLFIYGVVFILWIIWVNKFSKYAKKTIQS, translated from the coding sequence TTGAAAAAATATTTTATTCTCTACAAACCCTTTTTGCTGTTTTTAGGTAAATTTTTGCTGACGTATTTGCTTTTAACCTTCATTTACCAAAGTTATCTTGGGCGATTTGATGTCAACCAAAATGAAACGGATAGTTTTACAAAACTAGTTGCACAACAAACGGAGGATGTACTGCTTTTCTTCAATTGCGATGTAAAAACCCTTCCCAATTCTAAAGAACCCGCAGTAAATTTATATTACAATCATAAACCGATGGCACGCATTATAGAAGGTTGTAACGCCCTGAGTGTTATCATTTTGTTTGCGTCGTTCATCATTGCGTTTTCGGGAAAACTAAAACCTACTGTTTTGTATATTATCGGCGGAAGCCTAATTATTCATATTCTCAACGTGATAAGAATTGCTTTGTTATGTGTTTTTATGTACTATTATCCCAAGCAGCAACACTTTTTGCACGGAGTAGTCTTTCCTTTGTTTATCTACGGAGTGGTTTTTATTTTATGGATTATTTGGGTCAATAAATTTTCAAAATATGCTAAAAAAACTATTCAATCATAA
- a CDS encoding exosortase F system-associated membrane protein has translation MLKKLFNHKIRIALALVFVVALALIRAYEDHLFYDPFLDYFKGDYYNLTVPVVDNIQLFAGLFFRYFLNTALSLAIIYVLFKDIDAIKFASILYLLFFVILIGAFFFILLKNGEPNKMGLFYVRRFLIQPIFLLLFLPAFYYQKQKQ, from the coding sequence ATGCTAAAAAAACTATTCAATCATAAAATAAGAATTGCATTGGCGTTGGTATTTGTGGTGGCTTTAGCGCTAATCCGAGCCTACGAAGACCACTTATTTTACGATCCCTTTTTGGATTATTTCAAGGGGGATTACTACAATTTAACCGTTCCGGTAGTTGACAACATCCAGTTATTTGCAGGCTTATTTTTCAGATATTTTCTCAATACGGCTTTGTCATTAGCTATAATTTACGTTTTGTTCAAGGATATAGATGCCATAAAATTTGCATCGATTTTGTACCTTTTATTTTTTGTAATTCTAATAGGCGCTTTCTTTTTTATTCTTTTAAAAAATGGAGAACCCAACAAAATGGGCTTGTTTTACGTGAGACGATTTCTCATTCAACCCATTTTTTTGCTATTGTTTCTTCCTGCTTTTTATTATCAAAAGCAAAAACAATAA
- a CDS encoding type IX secretion system plug protein, whose protein sequence is MLKDIFLQIILIFIVSSAVAQTETEVVPPYNIKTASFVQSNENVVPIFKLGDGFQFQFDDLFGNEANYYFEIVHCDYDWKPTDIPKTDYMTGFDGQRIIQYENSVNTLQIYSHYILPIPNQFMQLRLSGNYILKILDESREVVLSRRFIIYEDVVTIPMRVRRARTANLLDFKHNIEFTIKSLLINFQTPIKNVKIALFQNGQINSAIKNIVPQYTIGNDLIYKYDTETQFWAGNEFLYFDNSNIRSAGNNISRINSTNGIYNSNLYTHNARGNLPYSVTPDVNGNFVVRNLGAVRNEIEADYAWVYFSLSAPAYMKNKGIYITGMFNNYSLSPEYKMDFNTETKLYEKAILIKQGFTNFQYQVADDKGNIDGESNIDGNYWQTENDYTILVYYRENTDRYTRVIGKASANSNVVTD, encoded by the coding sequence ATGTTAAAAGATATTTTTCTACAAATAATACTGATTTTTATTGTCAGTTCGGCAGTTGCACAAACAGAAACTGAGGTTGTTCCGCCGTATAATATCAAAACCGCTTCTTTTGTGCAAAGCAACGAAAATGTGGTTCCCATATTCAAATTAGGCGATGGATTTCAATTCCAATTTGATGATTTATTTGGCAACGAAGCCAATTATTATTTCGAGATCGTGCATTGCGATTACGATTGGAAACCTACTGATATTCCAAAAACAGACTACATGACCGGTTTTGACGGACAAAGAATCATTCAATACGAAAACTCGGTCAATACGCTGCAAATCTATTCGCATTACATCTTGCCCATTCCCAATCAGTTTATGCAGCTGCGCCTCAGTGGTAATTACATTCTGAAAATTTTAGACGAAAGTCGTGAGGTTGTTTTATCCCGAAGATTTATCATATATGAAGATGTCGTAACCATTCCTATGCGCGTCAGACGAGCGCGAACCGCTAATTTGTTGGATTTCAAACACAATATCGAGTTTACCATAAAGTCGCTGCTCATCAATTTTCAAACGCCCATCAAGAATGTAAAAATTGCCCTATTCCAAAACGGACAAATCAATTCCGCCATCAAAAACATCGTTCCTCAATACACCATTGGCAATGATTTAATTTATAAATACGATACCGAAACCCAGTTTTGGGCAGGAAATGAATTTTTGTATTTCGACAATAGCAACATCCGATCGGCAGGAAACAATATCTCGAGAATCAATTCCACTAACGGAATTTATAACTCGAATTTGTACACCCATAATGCCCGAGGCAATTTACCTTATTCGGTCACTCCGGATGTCAATGGAAATTTTGTTGTACGGAACTTGGGCGCAGTCCGAAACGAAATCGAAGCCGATTATGCTTGGGTTTATTTCAGCCTTTCGGCTCCGGCATATATGAAAAACAAAGGCATTTACATCACGGGAATGTTCAACAATTACAGCCTATCGCCAGAATACAAAATGGATTTCAATACTGAAACCAAACTCTACGAAAAAGCCATTCTCATCAAACAAGGGTTCACTAATTTTCAATACCAAGTCGCAGACGATAAAGGCAATATCGATGGCGAAAGTAATATCGACGGGAATTATTGGCAAACCGAAAACGACTACACCATTTTAGTGTATTATCGCGAAAACACCGACCGCTATACGCGAGTAATAGGCAAAGCCTCAGCCAATTCTAATGTGGTTACTGATTAA
- the apaG gene encoding Co2+/Mg2+ efflux protein ApaG yields MVSQITRGIKISVLTSFEGTYFKNYKIHFAFSYQITIENHSKDSVQLISRHWEIFDSLNNIEIVDGEGVVGKKPVLRPGELHTYNSSCLLASPYGAMKGYFNMINFTSTKNFKVIVPTFKLCVPFAMN; encoded by the coding sequence ATGGTTTCTCAGATTACAAGAGGCATAAAAATTTCGGTTTTGACTAGTTTTGAAGGTACTTACTTCAAAAACTACAAAATTCATTTTGCCTTTAGTTACCAAATCACTATCGAAAATCACAGTAAAGATTCGGTGCAACTAATATCCCGCCACTGGGAAATTTTCGATTCACTCAATAATATCGAAATCGTCGATGGCGAAGGCGTAGTTGGCAAAAAACCCGTTCTGCGGCCAGGCGAATTGCATACGTACAATTCCAGTTGCCTTTTGGCCTCGCCCTACGGCGCAATGAAAGGCTATTTCAACATGATCAATTTTACCTCCACCAAAAATTTCAAAGTAATTGTGCCCACCTTCAAATTGTGCGTTCCATTTGCAATGAATTAA
- the pruA gene encoding L-glutamate gamma-semialdehyde dehydrogenase: MLKGFFNVPKAVNEPVKSYAPNSPEKAAVLAAYKTMWNTTIDVPLYIGSEEIRTGNTRNMTAPHDHKHVVGTYHLAEKSHIEKAIANALESRTKWANMAWEQRAAIFLKAAELIAGPYRAKINAATMIAQSKNIFQAEIDAACELIDFLRYNVEFMTQIYADQPKSNSDVWNRLEYRPLEGFVYAVTPFNFTAIAANLPASAAMMGNVVIWKPSDSQVFSAKIIIDVFKEAGIPDGVINVVFGDALMITDTVVASRDFAGIHFTGSTHVFKDIWAKIGTNIHHYKTYPRIVGETGGKDFVVAHPSANVKQVSTGIVRGAFEFQGQKCSAASRAYVPQSLWPELKKQLITDVKSMKMGSPEDFGNFITAVIHEGSFDKLASYIDQAKKDEDAEIIVGGNYDKSVGYFIEPTIIVTTNPHYSTMETELFGPVMTIFVYEDAQWQETLKLVDTTSDYALTGAIFSQDRYAIEEATIALQNAAGNFYINDKPTGAVVGMQPFGGARASGTNDKAGSALNLLRWISPRTIKETFVTPEDYRYPFLGE, from the coding sequence ATGCTAAAAGGATTTTTCAATGTGCCAAAAGCCGTAAACGAACCTGTAAAATCGTATGCGCCAAATTCTCCGGAAAAAGCTGCCGTTCTAGCCGCTTATAAAACCATGTGGAATACCACTATCGACGTTCCATTATACATCGGAAGCGAAGAAATCAGAACCGGAAATACCCGAAACATGACAGCGCCGCACGACCATAAACACGTTGTGGGAACCTATCACCTTGCCGAAAAATCGCATATCGAAAAAGCCATTGCTAACGCTTTAGAATCTAGAACAAAATGGGCCAATATGGCTTGGGAACAACGCGCCGCCATTTTCTTAAAAGCTGCCGAATTGATTGCCGGACCCTACAGAGCGAAAATAAATGCTGCAACAATGATTGCGCAATCCAAAAATATTTTTCAAGCCGAAATTGATGCCGCTTGCGAATTGATTGACTTCTTGCGTTATAATGTAGAATTTATGACACAAATTTATGCCGATCAACCAAAATCCAATTCCGATGTATGGAACCGATTGGAATACCGTCCGCTCGAAGGTTTTGTTTATGCTGTTACTCCTTTTAATTTCACTGCAATTGCCGCCAATCTTCCTGCAAGTGCTGCGATGATGGGTAATGTTGTGATTTGGAAACCAAGCGACAGCCAAGTATTCTCCGCAAAAATTATTATTGATGTTTTCAAAGAAGCCGGAATTCCTGATGGTGTTATCAACGTAGTTTTTGGCGATGCTTTGATGATTACAGACACGGTTGTGGCAAGTCGTGATTTTGCAGGAATACATTTCACAGGATCTACACACGTTTTTAAAGATATTTGGGCCAAAATTGGAACTAATATTCACCATTATAAAACCTACCCAAGAATTGTGGGCGAAACCGGTGGGAAAGATTTCGTTGTGGCGCATCCAAGTGCCAATGTAAAACAAGTTTCGACTGGAATTGTTCGTGGTGCTTTCGAATTCCAAGGACAAAAATGTTCCGCAGCGTCCAGAGCTTATGTGCCACAAAGCCTTTGGCCGGAACTAAAAAAACAATTGATTACCGATGTGAAATCAATGAAAATGGGCTCGCCAGAAGATTTTGGAAATTTCATTACGGCCGTTATTCACGAAGGTTCTTTCGATAAATTGGCCAGTTATATTGACCAAGCCAAAAAAGATGAAGATGCCGAAATTATAGTGGGTGGAAACTATGATAAATCTGTTGGTTATTTTATTGAGCCAACCATAATCGTAACCACAAATCCGCATTACAGCACAATGGAAACCGAATTATTCGGCCCCGTAATGACGATTTTTGTTTATGAAGATGCCCAATGGCAAGAAACTTTGAAACTAGTTGATACTACTTCAGACTATGCATTAACTGGCGCAATTTTCAGTCAAGATCGTTATGCCATCGAGGAAGCTACCATCGCTTTACAAAACGCAGCCGGAAATTTTTACATCAACGACAAACCAACTGGAGCCGTTGTGGGAATGCAGCCTTTTGGTGGTGCAAGAGCCTCAGGAACTAATGACAAAGCGGGTTCGGCCTTGAACTTATTGCGTTGGATTTCGCCAAGAACCATCAAAGAAACGTTCGTAACTCCGGAAGATTATAGATACCCATTTTTGGGAGAATAA
- a CDS encoding GNAT family N-acetyltransferase translates to MKTVQKITIEKTTNQNDFDFCALMMAKSDPWITLEMDFNLCVQAFAGASKEVYVVRAENVITGFVILQIEGTFKGYIQTICINEDFRGKGIGTKLLNFCEERILKISPNIFICVSSFNTRALQLYTDFGFKVIGELPHFIKEGFTEILLWKTFGPKIGHQIPKD, encoded by the coding sequence ATGAAAACTGTTCAAAAAATTACGATTGAGAAAACAACAAATCAAAACGATTTTGATTTCTGCGCCTTGATGATGGCAAAATCGGATCCGTGGATTACCTTAGAAATGGATTTCAATTTGTGCGTTCAAGCCTTTGCAGGAGCATCAAAAGAGGTGTATGTAGTTAGAGCAGAAAACGTAATTACTGGTTTTGTAATTCTACAGATAGAAGGAACTTTTAAAGGATATATTCAAACGATTTGTATCAATGAAGACTTTAGAGGAAAAGGGATTGGTACAAAACTTTTGAATTTTTGCGAAGAACGTATTTTGAAAATTTCACCCAATATCTTTATTTGTGTTTCCTCGTTCAACACCAGAGCGCTTCAACTTTATACGGATTTTGGTTTTAAAGTCATTGGCGAATTACCCCATTTTATCAAAGAGGGATTTACAGAAATTTTACTTTGGAAGACTTTTGGTCCTAAAATCGGTCATCAAATTCCAAAAGACTAG
- a CDS encoding N-acetylmuramoyl-L-alanine amidase-like domain-containing protein: MKNQVFSAILFGLLAFPIFSQTKDEAIFIEKNKIELAETPSETVLRIAKSFLKTPYVASTLEINETEQLVCNLSELDCFTFDENVLALYLTKKGNSNSYADFQEILTQLRYRNNKIDGYASRLHYFTEWVRQAEKNNFIKDITLEIGGEITNKEVHFMSKNQKLYPKINDEKTLKTIVQNEEKINKKRLSQIEKTKVASVESKIKEGDFIAMTSTIEGLDCNHVGIAILVKDRIHLLHASSSLKKVVISEKPLADYLQGIKKDAGIMVLRVL, from the coding sequence ATGAAAAATCAAGTATTCTCCGCTATTTTATTTGGTCTTCTCGCTTTCCCTATCTTTTCTCAAACCAAAGACGAAGCCATTTTCATTGAAAAAAACAAAATAGAATTAGCCGAAACTCCATCGGAAACTGTGCTTAGAATTGCCAAAAGTTTTCTGAAAACTCCTTATGTCGCCTCTACTTTGGAAATCAATGAGACCGAACAATTAGTGTGTAATTTAAGCGAATTAGACTGCTTTACTTTCGATGAAAATGTGTTGGCTTTGTATCTAACCAAAAAGGGAAACTCCAATTCTTATGCTGATTTTCAAGAGATTTTAACGCAATTACGGTATCGAAATAACAAAATAGACGGATATGCTTCGCGCCTGCATTATTTTACAGAATGGGTACGACAAGCCGAAAAAAACAATTTTATCAAAGACATCACTTTGGAAATTGGTGGTGAAATCACCAACAAAGAAGTTCATTTTATGAGCAAAAATCAAAAACTGTATCCTAAAATTAATGATGAAAAAACCTTGAAAACGATTGTTCAAAACGAAGAAAAAATCAACAAAAAGCGGCTATCACAAATAGAAAAGACAAAAGTAGCCTCTGTAGAAAGCAAGATAAAAGAAGGTGATTTTATTGCAATGACTTCTACCATCGAAGGATTAGACTGCAACCACGTAGGAATTGCAATTCTTGTCAAGGATCGAATTCATTTGCTTCACGCTTCATCCTCACTCAAAAAAGTCGTCATTTCAGAAAAACCATTAGCCGACTACCTGCAAGGCATCAAAAAAGATGCGGGAATTATGGTTTTGCGGGTTTTGTGA
- a CDS encoding DedA family protein, which translates to MSNFDWTQLINPEFYILMEIGGIKIGLIVILFIIFAETGLFAGFFLPGDSLLFLAGIYSELLTRQISVGNDFVNLVFLSSLVSLAGILGNMVGYWFGVKGGTYLYNREDTFWFKEKYLLQSRDFFEKYGGKAIVFARFLPIFRTFAPIVAGIAGMNKSKFVFNNILGSVLWSFSMIFAGHYLSDLFKNQFGIDLKAHIEMIVIGIVLFTTAPVLWKLLKKRVVHK; encoded by the coding sequence ATGAGTAATTTCGATTGGACACAACTGATAAATCCTGAGTTTTACATTTTAATGGAAATTGGTGGAATAAAAATTGGATTAATAGTAATCCTTTTCATCATTTTTGCCGAGACAGGATTGTTCGCCGGATTTTTTCTCCCAGGAGACAGTTTGTTGTTTTTAGCTGGGATTTACAGCGAATTATTAACACGACAAATTTCAGTTGGGAACGACTTTGTTAATTTGGTCTTTTTATCATCTTTAGTTTCTTTAGCTGGTATTTTAGGCAATATGGTGGGCTATTGGTTTGGTGTCAAAGGCGGAACTTATCTTTATAATAGAGAGGATACTTTTTGGTTTAAAGAAAAATATTTGTTGCAATCCAGAGATTTTTTTGAAAAATATGGAGGCAAAGCCATCGTTTTTGCACGGTTTCTGCCCATTTTCAGAACTTTTGCTCCGATCGTGGCGGGAATTGCAGGAATGAATAAGTCAAAGTTTGTTTTTAATAATATTTTGGGTTCCGTGCTTTGGTCGTTCAGTATGATTTTTGCAGGACATTATCTTTCGGATTTATTCAAAAATCAATTTGGGATTGATTTGAAAGCACATATTGAAATGATTGTGATCGGAATTGTTCTCTTTACAACTGCCCCGGTTTTATGGAAACTGCTCAAAAAAAGAGTGGTTCATAAATAG
- a CDS encoding heavy-metal-associated domain-containing protein gives MKNLFLGMMLLVLTLSVQAQTKKNKNAKYTVEVNGNCEQCQKRIQKAAFSVSGVKMASWNIETHQLDVTLNEEKTSILAVESALAKVGHDTKNVKATQEDYDNLHSCCKYERLEPKK, from the coding sequence ATGAAAAATCTATTTTTAGGAATGATGTTATTAGTACTAACTCTTTCTGTACAAGCTCAGACTAAAAAGAATAAAAACGCTAAATATACCGTTGAAGTCAATGGCAATTGCGAACAATGTCAGAAGCGAATTCAAAAAGCGGCGTTCTCCGTTAGCGGAGTGAAAATGGCCAGTTGGAACATCGAAACGCATCAATTGGATGTGACGCTAAACGAAGAAAAAACATCCATTTTGGCAGTTGAAAGTGCGCTCGCAAAAGTCGGTCACGACACCAAAAATGTAAAAGCCACCCAAGAAGATTACGACAATCTGCATAGTTGTTGCAAATATGAAAGGTTGGAACCTAAGAAGTAA